In Candidatus Electrothrix scaldis, the genomic window TGTCTTTCTGCGGCATTCTTTCAGCTTTAGGCACAACGGCAGCAGGTGGTTCAGATGGCGGAGAGGAGGCAGTCTCACTTCCCCTCTGCCGAGAATCGGCAGCCTGCGCACCGCCCTTTGTCTGTACAACAGACACTTCATGCCCCTTGGGCACCAGGAGGAAATCCCCGCCGTCATGATTGGTCATGCGGATATCCCCATACAGGGGAGTCTGCTCTGCATTCAGGATGATCGGTCGCTTGATCCGATCAAAGAGGGTGTCGCCGTCCAAAATGCCTTGGTTCTCCTGCAACACCTCCAACAGGGCCTTGGCAAAGACCGAATGCCCGCTGCCGCCCCCGTCCCGAACCGGCTCCTCACCCCCGGAGGTCAGGGCGGTACGCGACCGGCGTGCCTGCATCCGCGCAAGCCATCGGTCCGGCTCCATGCCCCTCGGCAGCCGCACCTCGGCCTCCCGCATCAGCAGGCTGCCGGAATAGCAGGAGTCGGCCACCACCAACACGTGTCTGGCCCGGATAGCCCTGAGCAGGCGGGTGATGTCGTCAGTGGGTATCCAATAGACCGGATTATCCTTTTCCGCATTAATGGGCAACCAGTAGCCGGTGCCGGTCTCTTTGTCCAGGTAGCCGTGCCCGGCATAGTATATGAGCAGGTTATCCTCTTCCGAGGTCATGGTTTTGCGCAGCTTTGACAGAGCAAGCATGATCTCGTTTCTGGGTTTGTCCAGAAGCACCTCCACAGTGAAGCCGTACTGGTTCTGCAAGACTTCGGCCACTGCCTCGGCATCGGCCAGGGGAGTATGCAGCTCTTTAAGGTGTTTGTAGTGCTGATTGCCGATCACCACGGCATGGAAGCGGCCATAACCTGCTTCCTGCTGTGCCGCTGTCGGCAGGGCGATGAGCAGAAGGAAAAGCACCAGCCAGCTGATCTGCAGTATCGGTTTCCGTCTTATCATCGTTCACCTGCTGTTGCCCGGTCACCAGAGTGAGGCTCTTCCTGCTCAGGGGTAGGCGGGCCGTCCAGACTGATTTTCGGGTCAGTGCGTTGTCGTTGATCATATTTAACTCGAACCACCTCTTTGTTCGCCTTTATTGTCTCGGTGGTCTTGTGTTCCTGCCATTGCGGTTCTCCCCGCCAGACCATAATGCCGATAATCACGGTTCCAAAGAGAGCGAAATAGGTGCCGGGGAGAATGCTGGTCATGGTCAGCTTAAAGTTGCCGCCTTCCGCACTGGCTGTGCCTGCATTGTTCGCTAGGCCCTCTCCTCTATCAGTGTCACGAAACAGACGGAACCCCAGATAAATGGAAAGCGCACCAATCGCCAGCACGCTCAGGCGATACACGGTGACATAGAGCAGGAACTCAGTTGAACTGGACATAGAACCTCCCGAGATTGCGATTGGAAATGATAAAAAACAGGGGAAGTGTACAGGAAAGAACAGAACTTGGCAAGATCGCTGCTGCGATACAGCAATGATCACCATACCCCGAAGGGGTTTTATATATCAGCTCAGGGTAACACCCTGAGGAATCTGTTTTAACGGCGAACACCAACTCGGTGTAACACCCCAAGAAAAAGGATCAAACAGGCAACAACCCCTGCAAAAAGGCCGCAACCACCTCGGCCCCGCTCTCCGCGCTTGATTCCCGCCGGGGCAAGAGGCAGAGCCTGGTCAGCATCTCCGATAAATCCTGCTGCCGAAATGCCTCCTCGCTCAGCGGCAGGGACGGCATCTCCCGAGCAATGAACGCAGCCAAGGGGCCGGATTCCCGGAACGAATTCCGGCTGATATAAGCAAAAGGAATGCCTGCCTGATAAACCTCTGCCAGGGTGGAATAGCCCACCTTGCCGATCACCGCATCACAGGCCGCAATCAGGTCAGGATGACGGATGGCAGAGTCCGAGGGCAGAAAGAAGAGGTTCCCGTCCACCTGCATTGCTTTTCCACCCTGCCCCGGCAGAACAAAGCAAAACTCCCGGCATGACCGCATCTGCGCCAGCGGGAGTTCAGTGCCCCCGATCCCGCCCATCGTCACCAGGACAACCTGCTGCTCTTCCTGTAAGCCGAGTTGCTTTCTCACTGCTCCCCTTTCCTGCTGACAAGCGCGTGCGATAGGCGGTGCCAACAAATCCACTGTACCGGGCGCACAGATCGGCTCTGCCTGAATGTGATAATCCGCCTGCCTGTACAGCTCTTCCAGGTAAGAAATAATCCCGGCGAATTCCGGGTGCGAAGCAAGATAGGGCTGATAGATCCAGTCCCAGGTGAAATTCTCCAGCAGGACCGAGCGCACGGAAGAGCCATAGATTTTCTGGGCCTGCGCCGCTGCGGCAATGCCCACCGGCGCAATATCGCAGAGCACCAGCTGGCAATCGGCAAACAGGACTGCCAGCTCATCAACCAAATCGACTCGGAGGGGATAAAAGAATTGCAGCTGCTCCACGGTCCGGTCAAGATCCGCATGCAGGGCATCCTGCTGGACCAGGCCCACGTCGGTTTGCAAAGGGTAAATTTCGTAGGAGGTAGTCAAGGACTCAGCAAAGAACCAGGCCGGAGCCGTGCTGACGATGGTATAATGCAACGGCACGCACTTCGATAGCCGACATGCCAAGGCCTCCATAACAGCGCAGGCCCTGGCCGCATGCCCCAGACCATGTGGGGTTATGCAGCAGCCGATGCGGAGAGGTAAAGAGGAAGGAGTCTGCATATCATCCCTCACAGCCGAAGGAGAAAACTTTCCCGGAGATGGAAATCCGGCTTCGGGCCGCAATGCGTCAGGGCATAAAAGGCTCGCTCGCCATTATGCCCCTGGAGAATGACACTGACCGCAACCTCAATAGGCTGACCAGGAGCAATGAGCCGGGCCAAAGGGAAGTCCAAGGCGAGTTGGTAGGATGTTGGCTGGCGTCGCTGGCTACAGGGCAAGGCAATAATGGAGCCCTCCTCCTGCATTCCTTGCCGATAGCCGCTGAAGGCGTAGACATTCCAGTCCCCGGAGGGCGCAAGGTTGACCTCCCAGTAGTGCGGCGAACCACTGTCCCCAACAAAGAACTCAAAACAGCTTGCCTGCCAGAGTTCATCCCGACGGCAAGGAGCTGCCTCAGCAGGGGGAAGCAGGATCTCGTCCACGCTCCCTCTCAGCGCATAAGTAATCTGAAGCCCTCTTGCGCTACGGGCAAGGGTGCCACCCAGCTCAAGATAGCGGGTGAAATTCTGCTCCTGAAAAGGATGGAGAACAAAAGGGATCGTACTTTTCAAATCTTTCATGCCCGGTTCTATACTCTTCCCGGGCAGGTTTTGTCAAGCCTGTCTCAAGCCTGGCAAAGACCGGCAAAGACCTCCCGCAGCACATGATCATCAACCTGATCCATGAGCTGCTCTTCATACTCATCATCCTCAATCAGCTCTTCCACCTCAGCACAGTCGTCAGCTCGGTTCCCCTTTTGGATGGATGGGATAGGCTGCGACTCTATTTCATCCTGAAAATCCCGGTTATTCTCTATCCATTTCTGGCAATCATCATGACTGCCGATGCAGGTGAAGATCAGGCGGTCATCCCGCTTCAATCCAACCAGCCGGAAGCCGCAGGAAAGGTTATATTTGCGGCAATCCCGCAGGCGCAGCTCGCCGTTATGGGTGCGCCTACAGGAGGCCTTTTCATCCAAGGGATCAGTTTGCAGGCGGTGGATGATCCGCTCTGCCCGTTCAGCAATGGTCCGCTCTTTTTTTCCGGCCTTGTGCATGGCCTGGAACTGCTTCCTGAAAGCACGGGTCTGATGAATTTCAAGTCGGTTCATGTAGCTACCTCATTTTTATCTATGCAGAACTCCTTATGAACGCAACAAAATTTATTTACCCCTTATTTCTGGTGCTGTAGGAGCGAACCTCCGTGTTCGCCCTTCTATGCCGGGCAGACACTCAGGTCTGCCCCTACAATTCCGCTCTTAGAAACAAGGAACTATTTTTTGTTGATTCCCTTAAAAAATGCCGGATAATCCTCCGACGTTTTCTGTTTTCTTCTATAGGATGGGAGACGTCTCCCAATATTCGCCCTTGTGCATACCGGGCAGACACAGGGACCTACCCCCATCTATTGAAAATCTTATACCAATGGCGTAATACTGACCGCACAGGCCTTATACTCAGGGGTCAGGGCGATTTCATCCAGGCCCGGACTGGTGAGTAGGTTGGTCAGTGGCTCCTCATGATGAAAGGCCATGAAGACCGAGCCGGGACGACAGCGCTCGGTCACACAGGCTGTTATCTCCAGCTCGCCGCGTCGTGAGCACACCCGCACCTGCTGCCCATCACTGATGCCCAGATTGACCGCATCATCCGGGTGAATATCCAGGAGCTCCTCAGGCACCAGCGCAAGCAGACCAGTACAACGACGGGTCATGGTCCCATTATTATAATGCTCGCGCCGCCGCCCAGTGACCAGAATAAGGGGATAGTCAGCATCGGGCCGCTCCAGGGTCTCAACATTACCCAGGACCGAGAACCAGCCCTTGCCACGGGTAAAGCTCTCCTGATGGAGAATAGGGGTACCGGGATGTTCGCTGCTCGGGCAGGGCCAAACCAGCCCCTCCCCTTCCAGTCGCTCATAGCTGACCCCTGCCATATTGGGGGTGCAGGCTGCAATCTCATCCATGACTGCGGCTGCATCAGGATAGGTCATGCCCTGTCCTGTATCATGATCCTGTTGCCCAGCCTGTTTCATGGCCTGGGCCAGATCACAGACGATCTGCCAGTCAGGCCGGGCCTCACCGGGCGGGTCAACCGCTTTGCGGATGCGCCGAATACGCCGCTCTGCATTGGTGAAGGTGCCGTCCTTCTCGTAGAAGCAGGCTGCTGGCAGGACAACATGGGCCATGTCACAGGTCTTGGTCAGGAAGATATCCTGCACTACCACCATGTCCATCTGAGCAAAGGCGGCCCGGACATTGTTCACGTCGCCTTGAGTATGCAGCGGATCATAGCCGATGCAGTACATGCCTTTGAAGGTGCCGTTGCGGGCAGCTTCGTACATCTCCGGCTCGGTCATGCCTGCTGCCTCAGGGAGCTCCATGCCCCAATTTCCGCTCATCCGCTTTCGGGCCGATTCATCTGCCACGTCCTGATACCCGGAATACACATACGGCAGAGCGCCCATGTCGCAGGAACCCTGGACATTATTCTGGCCCCGGAGCGGACAGATACCTGCGTTGCGGCGGCCCACATTGCCGGAAACCAAGGCGATGTTGGCCAAACCCATGACACCTTGGGTGCCGTTGCGGTGCTCGGTCATGCCCAAGCCGTAGAGAATCATACCCTTCTTGGTTGAGCAGTAGAGGCGTGCTGCCTTGCGCACCAGCTCCGCAGGCACTCCGGTCTGCTCGACCATGACTTCCGGTGCGTAGGCGGCGACGTGCTCGCGCACCTTGTCCAAGTTCTCGGTCCGGGCGGCAATGAAGTCCTTGTCCTCCAAACCCTCGTCCAGAATAGCGTGGAGCAGGGAGTTGATCAGCAGCACATTGGTACCGGGAATGAGCTGGAGGTGAATGTCAGCCAGCTTGGCCATCTCGGTTTGACGCGGATCAATGACGATCAGCTTGCCGCCCTTACGCAAGGCCCGGCGTACCTTCATACCGACCACGGGATGTGCCTCAGTCGGATTGGAGCCGCTGATCAGCAGGACTTCCGTGCCTTCAATGTCCTCCAGGGCATTGGTAGCCGCGCCGCTGCCCAAAGCGATACGCAGGCCGCTGACCGAGGGCGCATGGCAGACGCGGGCGCAATTGTCCACCGAGTTGCTGCGAAATACTGCCCGGCAAAACTTCTGGGCCAGGTAATTCACCTCGTTCTCGCAACGGGATGAAGAGAGCACGCCCAGAGCCTGGGTGCCCTGCTCCTGCTGGATGCGCAGGAAGCCTTGGGCGGCAAAGGCCAGAGCCTCCTGCCAACTCACCTCCCGGAAGGGCTGGTCCAGCCGCTCCCGAATCAGGGGTTTAGTTAGGCGCTCCGGGTGGCGATAAAAATCATAGCCGAAGCGACCTTTAATGCAGAGATCACCGTTGTTAGGCGGCGCGTCAGAGAGGGCCTTGATCTCAACGATAGTTCCGTTTTTCACTGCAATATCCACGCTACAGCCCGTACCGCAGTAGGTGCAGACGCTGCGCACCAGTTTTGCTTCACCGGGCAGCAGGGGGAAAGCAAGCTGCTTCTTGGTCAAAGCACCGGTGGGGCAGGCGTCGACACAGGCCCCGCAGGAAACGCAGTTCTCCTTGATGGTCAGGGTCGGCACTGGCTCGCCCTTTGTAAAAACAAAGGCATCGAACTCGCAGGATCGTTCGCAGCGTTGACAGTCGATACAGCGATCTGCATCCACGTTGATAAAAAAATGCGAATCATCAACTGCGCTCCGTCGTTGAACCGGGGCCGATGTGACTGAGACCTTATGATCCCGACAAAGCGGACGTAGCTCACATTTACTCAGACCGGTGCAGCCACATTCCAGGCACCGCTGGGCCTCGCGCACCGCCACCTCCTCGCTGTAGCCCAGCTCGGTCTGACTGAAATCACAAGCCCCCTGCTCAGCTAAGCGCTGCGGCATAATGGTCCTAGCCTCCACCGACATGCCTTGATAATTGCTCATGTCGATGCTATCTAATTTGCGCCCCTTGCTAAAATTGCAATTACCG contains:
- a CDS encoding DUF1566 domain-containing protein — protein: MIRRKPILQISWLVLFLLLIALPTAAQQEAGYGRFHAVVIGNQHYKHLKELHTPLADAEAVAEVLQNQYGFTVEVLLDKPRNEIMLALSKLRKTMTSEEDNLLIYYAGHGYLDKETGTGYWLPINAEKDNPVYWIPTDDITRLLRAIRARHVLVVADSCYSGSLLMREAEVRLPRGMEPDRWLARMQARRSRTALTSGGEEPVRDGGGSGHSVFAKALLEVLQENQGILDGDTLFDRIKRPIILNAEQTPLYGDIRMTNHDGGDFLLVPKGHEVSVVQTKGGAQAADSRQRGSETASSPPSEPPAAVVPKAERMPQKDRTIGQYIDHGDGTVTDTKTGLMWKRCSEGLSGVNCEDGEIEKYSWDDAVQRFKNVEYAGYKDWRLPTIDELKTLVHCSKGQHKDDYCMDGSKVPTINQQAFPNTETFVWSGSPDAAYSIYAWLVIFGSGSSGSDFRTASYAVRLVRGGR
- a CDS encoding DOMON-like domain-containing protein, with protein sequence MKDLKSTIPFVLHPFQEQNFTRYLELGGTLARSARGLQITYALRGSVDEILLPPAEAAPCRRDELWQASCFEFFVGDSGSPHYWEVNLAPSGDWNVYAFSGYRQGMQEEGSIIALPCSQRRQPTSYQLALDFPLARLIAPGQPIEVAVSVILQGHNGERAFYALTHCGPKPDFHLRESFLLRL
- the fdhF gene encoding formate dehydrogenase subunit alpha translates to MSIPLIINDRQCTVTAGQTILAAAKEVGVDIPHLCHLPGKRDADQPCLLCLVEVNGKRKRACATQVTEGMVIETETPALVEHRKERLAHLAANHYGDCKAPCSITCPGSINVQGYIGLIAQRKFGAALRLIREKNPLPGIVCRVCPAFCEHPCRRALLDEPIAINNLKRFAFDFAAQHPLPTEITAPATGHKAAIIGGGPAGLSAAWFLRKQGHNVTIFEAGPALGGATRTAIPVFKLPKENLAREIETILSLGIEVKTGQAWGRDFSLADLQQQGFEGIFIATGLAGRKKLTLPGSELAQDGLDFLAQAGSGHVGAIHELPLLTGKVLVVGGSKVAIEAARCAVRCGAEEVTVVFDRPLAEMTAYEKDIGAAKQEQVRFLTLTVPLSIQKEKGMLSVELGKNTAVETGGKASQVQLVEGATLLWQGDFVLNGLGQEGDDGFLSFGALERELTVTANKTIKVSPSTMQTNLPDIYAGGEVASGPRSVIQAVNAGRKAAEAMHRQFGETELALADGNCNFSKGRKLDSIDMSNYQGMSVEARTIMPQRLAEQGACDFSQTELGYSEEVAVREAQRCLECGCTGLSKCELRPLCRDHKVSVTSAPVQRRSAVDDSHFFINVDADRCIDCQRCERSCEFDAFVFTKGEPVPTLTIKENCVSCGACVDACPTGALTKKQLAFPLLPGEAKLVRSVCTYCGTGCSVDIAVKNGTIVEIKALSDAPPNNGDLCIKGRFGYDFYRHPERLTKPLIRERLDQPFREVSWQEALAFAAQGFLRIQQEQGTQALGVLSSSRCENEVNYLAQKFCRAVFRSNSVDNCARVCHAPSVSGLRIALGSGAATNALEDIEGTEVLLISGSNPTEAHPVVGMKVRRALRKGGKLIVIDPRQTEMAKLADIHLQLIPGTNVLLINSLLHAILDEGLEDKDFIAARTENLDKVREHVAAYAPEVMVEQTGVPAELVRKAARLYCSTKKGMILYGLGMTEHRNGTQGVMGLANIALVSGNVGRRNAGICPLRGQNNVQGSCDMGALPYVYSGYQDVADESARKRMSGNWGMELPEAAGMTEPEMYEAARNGTFKGMYCIGYDPLHTQGDVNNVRAAFAQMDMVVVQDIFLTKTCDMAHVVLPAACFYEKDGTFTNAERRIRRIRKAVDPPGEARPDWQIVCDLAQAMKQAGQQDHDTGQGMTYPDAAAVMDEIAACTPNMAGVSYERLEGEGLVWPCPSSEHPGTPILHQESFTRGKGWFSVLGNVETLERPDADYPLILVTGRRREHYNNGTMTRRCTGLLALVPEELLDIHPDDAVNLGISDGQQVRVCSRRGELEITACVTERCRPGSVFMAFHHEEPLTNLLTSPGLDEIALTPEYKACAVSITPLV